The nucleotide sequence TCAAAAGCCCAACAATGGATTTTCCTGAACCTTTAATATGTATTTGGGAACCAAAAGCCTATGGAACCCTTCTTGAATATTTAAGCTGGGGATATTCTTGTCCTCGAAAAGCATTAATCAATTCTGATATTGAGCTTTTAATTGCTGATAAAGAAGAAGAAATGGTGAATGCAAATACTAAAGAAGACTTTAATGAGATAAAAGCCAAGTTGAAATAAAAAAAAGCCTTGAGTACATCAAATACTCAAGGCTTTTTCTTTTCAGACTAAAAACACATTGGTTCTAGAATTCTTTAGATCCAAATTCTGATTTCACCTTCTTAGACTTGTTCTTCAAACTATTGAAGTTATATGTCACATTGATCATGATTTGATCAACTTCATAAACATAGTTTGTAGTAGTATAAAACTGTTGTCTTTGTGTAGAACCATCAGCCAATACTGCTGTATAATCTCCTCTTGTTGTGATACGTTGTTCGTTTGTGTTTAACAATCCCATATCCATATTCAACCATTGCACATTAACAGTTAAACGGTTATCCATAAATGTTTTCTTCACAGAAAGGTTTGGTGTATAGAATCTTGAATCTTCACCTTGAGCGGTAACTCTTTCTGATAAGTAGTTGAATGAGAAGTTCGTTGACAACGTTGGAGTAATCTTAAATGTAGTGTTTAAGTTAAAGCTATATTGCCATGCTTTTGTATCTACAGGGATATTGATTACCCAATCATTATCAGTATCATCATAATTAAATTCTCCAGAAATATGTTGATGATAGAAGTTACCACCTGCATAAAAATCCCACCAATCAGTCAATTTCAATGATGTTCCTACTTCTACACCAAAAACTTTGCTAGTACCTACATTAGTATAAATACGGTTTAACACCGAATCACTATCGAAAGTATTTGTTCTGTTGATTAGGTTTTGAGTATTTCTGAAATATCCTGTTAAGAAGATCGTATGATCACCGATTTCTTGTACAGCTCCTAATTCAACCAAATCAATAAATTCAGGCTCTAGATCTGCATCACCTTGTTCTAAAGTTTCTGAATGTTCTTTTTCTTTGAAAGGGTTCATCTTGAAAGTTGTTGTTCTTTCAACACGCTTACTGTAGGCTGTTTTTAACGCTAAACCATCATTTACTTGATATTGTAAATTTGCTGATGGGAATAACTTAAAGTAGTCATAGTTCTTCACCTCTCTATTTGACTCAGGTTCTAACTGACCATTTTGATAGCCTAAGTAATCTACTTGACGATCCATATATTCTGCTCTTACACCTACACCATAAGTCCAATCACCTTTCTGACCAGCCAATTGACCGTACGCTGAGTGAATATTTCTCGATAAGTTTAAGTTTGAAGAGTAATTATCAACTACTTCCCATTCACCTGTTGCTTTACCAGTTTCAGGATCAATTACCTCTCTTTCGTATAAGAAATCACCTTTATGATCTAATGTTCTAAACTGATACCCTACTTCAAATTGCCCTAACTTTGATGGCTTAAAGCTATAATCAATATTTGCTCTGAAACCATGTAATGGGTTCTCGTTAGTATTTCTTTCTTTTAGATAATAATACTGTTGATCTGCAGGTGTTGAAAAATCGTACTTTTGGTTATCGTTAAAAGTTGGTCCGCCTAACAAAGTATATTCGTAAAGAACAGACGCTGATAATTTTGACGAGTTTTGGAAAGTATGAGCATAATCCAAACTTGTAACGAAGAAGTCTGATTGTCTATTTCTAGAGTTGTGGTTATAGTATTGAAAAGACTCTGGATCACCTTCGAAATGATTATCATAATAATAGATATCTGCTAAACGAGTTTTATCTCTAATACCACCCATTGCAGCAAAATTGAAACTATTATTATCATTTGGATCAAAGCCTAATGAAAGGTTCGCAGAGTAGTTTTCTTCAACATATGAACGCTCACCATCTGATGGGAATATAAACTTCGGATCATCATCAATTTGTGTCCAAACATCACCTTCTCTTCTTCCTGATTTATCATTTCTTTGGTAAGAAGCTCCTAATGCCCAATTGAATTTTTCTTTTTGCTGAGCAATTGTAAAGTCTCCACCGTATCTCAACGGATTATTGGCATTATCATAATTTTCGATACTTGGTAATCCATAACGAACGTTCACTTGTGCATACATTCCGTCAGAAGCACCCTTAGTTGTAATGATATTAATAATACCCGCCTTACCTTCTGAATCATATTTTGCAGAAGGAGCAGTAATCACCTCCACATTTTTAATAGAGTTTGCAGGAAGTTGGTTCAGAATTGTAGCTGCATCAGACTGGATAGGTTTTCCGTTTAATAATACTACAAATCCTGATGATCCTCTTACTGCAAGATCACCTTCAGCGTTGATACTTACAGAAGGCATATTTTTAAGTACATCTGTTGCTGTACCACCTGCTGCATTTTCAAATTTTGTTGCATCATAAACCTGACGATCTACTTTTGTAACAGCAGTTAACTGCTCTCCTTTTACCTCAATTTCGTCGAGCATTTGGCTATCTTCATTTAATGTCACCTGACCTAAATTGACATTACTACCTTTTACAACAGAGATATTCTCTTTGGTAAAAGTTTCAAACCCCATAAAACCAATAGTGATTTTATATGTACCTTCTTTTACTTTGTTGATAGTAAACTTTCCTTCACCTGCTGATACCACCCCTGTAACCAGTGAGTTATCGGCCTGATTATATAAAGCTACTGTTGCGTACTCAATGGGTGCATTTTGATTTTTTTCAATTACTTGTCCAGTGATTTTTGATTGAGCGTTGATAAATGAGGTCAGTCCCAGCATACACATTAGCCACACTGCTAGGATTCTTTTT is from Flammeovirga agarivorans and encodes:
- a CDS encoding outer membrane beta-barrel family protein; translated protein: MKNKEQLKRILAVWLMCMLGLTSFINAQSKITGQVIEKNQNAPIEYATVALYNQADNSLVTGVVSAGEGKFTINKVKEGTYKITIGFMGFETFTKENISVVKGSNVNLGQVTLNEDSQMLDEIEVKGEQLTAVTKVDRQVYDATKFENAAGGTATDVLKNMPSVSINAEGDLAVRGSSGFVVLLNGKPIQSDAATILNQLPANSIKNVEVITAPSAKYDSEGKAGIINIITTKGASDGMYAQVNVRYGLPSIENYDNANNPLRYGGDFTIAQQKEKFNWALGASYQRNDKSGRREGDVWTQIDDDPKFIFPSDGERSYVEENYSANLSLGFDPNDNNSFNFAAMGGIRDKTRLADIYYYDNHFEGDPESFQYYNHNSRNRQSDFFVTSLDYAHTFQNSSKLSASVLYEYTLLGGPTFNDNQKYDFSTPADQQYYYLKERNTNENPLHGFRANIDYSFKPSKLGQFEVGYQFRTLDHKGDFLYEREVIDPETGKATGEWEVVDNYSSNLNLSRNIHSAYGQLAGQKGDWTYGVGVRAEYMDRQVDYLGYQNGQLEPESNREVKNYDYFKLFPSANLQYQVNDGLALKTAYSKRVERTTTFKMNPFKEKEHSETLEQGDADLEPEFIDLVELGAVQEIGDHTIFLTGYFRNTQNLINRTNTFDSDSVLNRIYTNVGTSKVFGVEVGTSLKLTDWWDFYAGGNFYHQHISGEFNYDDTDNDWVINIPVDTKAWQYSFNLNTTFKITPTLSTNFSFNYLSERVTAQGEDSRFYTPNLSVKKTFMDNRLTVNVQWLNMDMGLLNTNEQRITTRGDYTAVLADGSTQRQQFYTTTNYVYEVDQIMINVTYNFNSLKNKSKKVKSEFGSKEF